In Bacillota bacterium, the following are encoded in one genomic region:
- the meaB gene encoding methylmalonyl Co-A mutase-associated GTPase MeaB, which yields MAEPGAVPRRETAEGWAERLLAGEKRALARLITRIEARDPAAGEVLRLLHRRAGRAHVVGVTGAPGAGKSTLITALARELRRRERSVAVLAVDPSSPLTGGALLGDRIRLGNLSTDPGLFFRSFASRGHLGGLSRAVGDAVRAVDAAGYEVVLVETVGAGQSEVEVAELAHTTLVVLTPNLGDDVQAAKAGLLEVADLFAVNKADLPGASETAGEIRFMLGLGPARAWTPPVVECSARTGQGVAELVEALVRHRDFLVGSGRWDEKRRQAAEHQLRDLLGEELLRAALERLEAAGWGRWVEAVARREQDPYTLSEELARRLLAAGAGGSGEEGQPRGVPAE from the coding sequence TTGGCTGAGCCGGGAGCGGTACCGAGGAGGGAGACGGCCGAGGGCTGGGCGGAGCGCCTCCTGGCCGGCGAGAAGCGGGCGCTGGCGCGGCTGATCACGCGCATCGAGGCGCGCGACCCGGCGGCGGGCGAGGTGCTCCGCCTTCTTCACCGCCGTGCCGGCCGGGCGCACGTCGTCGGGGTGACCGGGGCCCCGGGCGCCGGAAAGAGCACGCTGATCACCGCCCTGGCCCGGGAGCTCCGGCGGCGGGAGCGGAGCGTCGCCGTCCTGGCGGTCGACCCCTCCAGTCCCCTGACCGGCGGCGCGCTCCTCGGCGACCGGATCCGTCTGGGGAATCTCTCCACCGACCCCGGCCTCTTCTTCCGGAGCTTCGCCAGCCGGGGTCACCTGGGCGGCCTCAGCCGGGCCGTCGGTGACGCGGTCCGCGCGGTGGACGCCGCCGGCTACGAGGTGGTGCTGGTGGAGACGGTGGGTGCCGGCCAGTCGGAGGTGGAGGTGGCGGAGCTGGCGCACACCACGCTGGTGGTCCTCACCCCCAACCTCGGCGACGACGTCCAGGCGGCCAAGGCCGGCCTCCTCGAGGTGGCCGACCTCTTCGCCGTCAACAAGGCCGACCTGCCCGGCGCCTCGGAGACGGCGGGCGAGATCCGCTTCATGCTGGGGCTCGGCCCGGCGCGGGCGTGGACGCCCCCGGTGGTGGAGTGCTCGGCCCGGACGGGGCAGGGCGTGGCGGAGCTGGTGGAGGCGCTGGTCCGGCACCGCGACTTCCTCGTGGGGAGCGGGCGCTGGGACGAGAAGCGGCGGCAGGCGGCGGAGCACCAGCTGCGAGACCTCCTGGGCGAGGAGCTCCTGCGCGCGGCGCTGGAGCGGCTGGAGGCCGCCGGGTGGGGTCGCTGGGTCGAGGCGGTGGCGCGCCGCGAGCAGGACCCGTATACGCTGAGCGAAGAGCTGGCTCGCCGCCTTCTCGCGGCAGGGGCGGGCGGGTCCGGGGAGGAGGGGCAGCCCCGTGGAGTTCCAGCTGAGTGA
- a CDS encoding cobalamin B12-binding domain-containing protein, giving the protein MSRPLRVLVAKPGLDRHDRGAKVIARALRDAGMEVIYTGIHQTPAEIVAAAVQEDVDVVGLSILSGAHMTLVPRVLQGLREAGAGDIPVVVGGIIPPEDAEELKRAGVLEVFGPGSSTEAIVDFIRREVGGRVNALG; this is encoded by the coding sequence ATGAGCCGACCGCTTCGAGTCCTGGTGGCCAAGCCCGGGCTGGATCGCCACGACCGGGGGGCCAAGGTGATCGCACGCGCGCTCCGCGACGCGGGCATGGAGGTGATCTACACCGGCATCCACCAGACCCCGGCCGAGATCGTCGCCGCCGCCGTCCAGGAAGACGTCGACGTGGTCGGCCTCAGCATCCTCTCCGGCGCCCACATGACGCTGGTACCGCGGGTCCTCCAGGGGCTGCGCGAGGCGGGGGCCGGCGACATCCCGGTGGTGGTGGGCGGCATCATCCCTCCCGAGGATGCGGAGGAGCTGAAGCGGGCGGGGGTGCTGGAGGTCTTCGGCCCCGGGAGCTCGACGGAGGCCATCGTCGACTTCATCCGCCGCGAGGTGGGCGGCCGGGTGAACGCCCTTGGCTGA
- a CDS encoding methylmalonyl-CoA mutase family protein produces MAIRQQAPGQGPQAESRPEAEGGLRKPRFLTRSEMEVPAFVRPEQLAEEGFDYERDLGDPGEYPFTRGIHPTMYRGRLWTMREFAGFGDAAATNRRFHYLLEQGQTGLSVAFDFPTLLGYDSDAPVAEGEVGRMGVAVDTLADMERLFEGIPLDRVSTSMTINGPAMILFAMYLALARKRGIPFDRLNGTIQNDILKEYTAQKTYIFPIRPSLKIITDIMAYASEEVPRWNTISISGYHIREAGATAVQELAFTLADGFTYVEEGIKAGLDVDRFAPRLSFFWDIHLNFFEEIAKIRAARRIWAREMRERFGARNPRSWTMRFHSQTAGVSLTAQQPEVNIVRTAFEALAAVLAGTQSLHTNSFDEALALPTEEAVRLALRTQQVIAEEIGVADTVDPLAGSYYVEWLTRRMERAAYDYFRRIEEAGGVVAGIENGFFQREIADAAYRQQLRLQSGEEVLIGVNKYVLDEEQPPRILRIDPAVEREQVERLRRIRSERDPQAVAQALERLERTAREGGNLMPALVDAASVYASEGEMADALRSVYGVYHEEPLF; encoded by the coding sequence ATGGCCATCCGGCAGCAGGCGCCCGGGCAGGGGCCGCAGGCGGAGAGCCGGCCGGAAGCGGAGGGCGGGCTGCGGAAGCCGCGCTTCCTGACCCGTTCCGAGATGGAGGTGCCGGCCTTCGTCCGGCCGGAGCAGCTGGCGGAGGAGGGCTTCGACTACGAGCGGGACCTGGGCGACCCGGGCGAGTACCCCTTCACCCGGGGGATCCACCCCACCATGTACCGCGGCCGCCTCTGGACCATGCGCGAGTTCGCCGGCTTCGGCGACGCGGCGGCCACCAACCGGCGCTTCCACTACCTGCTGGAGCAGGGACAGACCGGTCTGAGCGTCGCCTTCGACTTCCCCACGCTCCTGGGCTACGACTCGGACGCTCCCGTGGCCGAGGGCGAGGTGGGCCGCATGGGCGTGGCCGTGGACACGCTGGCCGACATGGAGCGCCTCTTCGAGGGCATCCCGCTCGACCGGGTCTCCACCTCCATGACCATCAACGGCCCGGCCATGATCCTCTTCGCCATGTACCTGGCGCTGGCCAGGAAGCGGGGGATCCCCTTCGACCGGCTGAACGGGACGATCCAGAACGACATCCTCAAGGAGTACACCGCGCAGAAGACCTATATCTTCCCGATCCGGCCGTCGCTGAAGATCATCACCGACATCATGGCCTACGCCTCGGAAGAGGTGCCGCGGTGGAACACCATTTCCATCTCCGGCTACCACATCCGCGAGGCGGGGGCCACCGCCGTACAGGAGCTGGCCTTCACCCTGGCCGACGGCTTCACCTACGTGGAGGAAGGGATCAAGGCCGGCCTGGACGTCGACCGCTTCGCGCCACGCCTCTCCTTCTTCTGGGACATCCACCTCAACTTCTTCGAGGAGATCGCCAAGATCCGCGCCGCCCGCCGCATCTGGGCGCGGGAGATGCGCGAGCGCTTCGGCGCCAGGAACCCGCGCTCCTGGACGATGCGCTTCCACAGCCAGACGGCGGGCGTCTCGCTCACCGCCCAGCAGCCCGAGGTGAACATCGTCCGCACCGCCTTCGAGGCGCTGGCGGCCGTGCTGGCGGGTACGCAGTCGCTCCACACCAACTCCTTCGACGAGGCGCTGGCGCTGCCCACGGAGGAGGCGGTCCGGCTGGCGCTGCGGACGCAGCAGGTGATCGCCGAGGAGATCGGCGTGGCCGATACCGTCGACCCGCTGGCCGGCTCCTACTACGTGGAGTGGCTGACCCGCCGGATGGAGCGGGCCGCCTACGACTACTTCCGCCGGATCGAGGAGGCGGGCGGCGTCGTGGCCGGGATCGAGAACGGGTTCTTCCAGCGGGAGATCGCCGACGCCGCCTACCGCCAGCAGCTCCGCCTCCAGTCCGGCGAAGAGGTGCTGATCGGCGTCAACAAGTACGTGCTGGACGAGGAGCAGCCCCCGCGCATCCTGCGCATCGACCCGGCCGTGGAGCGGGAGCAGGTGGAACGCCTCCGCCGCATCCGCTCCGAACGGGACCCGCAGGCGGTGGCCCAGGCGCTGGAGCGCCTGGAGCGGACCGCCCGCGAGGGAGGGAACCTGATGCCGGCGCTGGTGGACGCCGCCTCGGTCTACGCCAGCGAGGGCGAGATGGCCGACGCGCTGCGCTCGGTCTACGGCGTCTACCACGAGGAGCCGCTCTTCTGA